One Xyrauchen texanus isolate HMW12.3.18 chromosome 34, RBS_HiC_50CHRs, whole genome shotgun sequence genomic window carries:
- the LOC127627460 gene encoding potassium channel subfamily K member 4, with the protein MHGSTLALILTGVLLYLVMGALVFNAIETPYQEARHVQLQNTLQEFLYNNTCVNHKDLDTFLNNVADSISVGVQPSSNATFSTSWDLASAFFFCGTIITTIGYGNISPKTMWGQFFCIWYTLVGIPLFGFLLGAAGDRLGTSLSNAIAKVEALLWKWKVSPTIVRVITAVLSIMLGCVLFVFVPILVFQKVEKWSLLESAYFVVITLTTVGFGDYVAGNSGDEGHHNWYKPLVWFWILFGLAYFVSILSMIGNWILVLIKKTRAEMEELRAHASDWTQNIQNMSVDFNIAGKLEDPFKRTRRKRRHRRHRRSNSQSVSGGAGEDGRGENESESGSYSSDESEGSSETESEVTETKQVPKVGFYKDIEKEEKPKTPDMAKDPIDSQPLDYFGENLAYIDESSDAVSGKIHLDPLLDVPESNPVSKDKPKRRRQRRHWKKDPQIPKSIKTSPAELENIMPNGDIQQKDPSPLKL; encoded by the exons ATGCATGGCTCCACCCTTGCACTGATCTTGACTGGGGTGCTCCTGTACTTAGTGATGGGGGCACTGGTGTTCAATGCAATTGAGACCCCATATCAGGAAGCCCGCCACGTCCAACTGCAAAACACCCTTCAGGAGTTTCTATACAACAACACCTGTGTGAACCATAAAGATCTGGATACGTTTTTAAAT AATGTGGCAGATTCTATCAGTGTTGGAGTTCAACCCAGCAGCAATGCCACATTCAGCACTAGTTGGGACCTGGCCAGTGCTTTCTTCTTCTGTGGCACCATTATCACTACCATTG GTTATGGGAACATCTCTCCAAAGACAATGTGGGGTCAGTTCTTCTGTATCTGGTATACGCTGGTGGGTATTCCCTTGTTTGGGTTTCTTCTTGGTGCTGCAGGAGATCGTCTGGGGACTTCGCTGAGCAATGCCATTGCTAAAGTTGAAGCTCTTTTATGG AAGTGGAAGGTGAGCCCAACCATTGTGCGTGTCATCACCGCTGTGCTGTCCATCATGCTGGGCTGTGTTCTCTTCGTCTTTGTGCCAATTTTAGTCTTCCAGAAGGTGGAAAAATGGAGTCTGCTAGAGTCTGCCTATTTTGTGGTTATCACTCTCACTACTGTGGGCTTCGGAGACTATGTTGCAG GTAATAGTGGTGATGAGGGTCACCATAATTGGTACAAGCCTCTGGTCTGGTTCTGGATTTTATTTGGTTTAGCCTACTTTGTGTCTATTCTTTCCATGATTGGGAACTGGATTCTGGTTCTTATAAAAAAAACCCGTGCAGAG ATGGAGGAGTTGAGGGCACATGCCTCAGACTGGACCCAGAATATTCAGAACATGTCAGTGGATTTTAACATAGCTGGAAAACTGGAAGATCCTTTCAAGCGTACCAGGCGAAAGCGGCGCCACAGGCGCCACAGACGCAGCAACAGCCAGAGTGTATCGGGTGGAGCTGGAGAGGATGGAAGGGGGGAGAATGAATCAGAATCTGGCTCTTACTCGTCCGACGAGTCAGAAGGCAGCTCTGAGACTGAGTCAGAGGTGACAGAGACAAAACAGGTCCCGAAGGTAGGGTTCTACAAAGATATAGAGAAAGAGGAAAAGCCCAAAACCCCCGACATGGCCAAAGATCCCATCGACTCTCAGCCCTTGGATTACTTTGGGGAAAATCTTGCCTACATTGACGAGTCCTCAGATGCGGTGAGTGGGAAGATTCACTTGGATCCACTCCTGGATGTACCTGAATCCAATCCGGTTTCTAAAGATAAGCCCAAAAGAAGACGTCAAAGGAGACACTGGAAAAAGGATCCACAGATACCCAAGTCTATCAAAACCAGTCCAGCTGAACTAGAGAATATTATGCCAAACGGAGACATTCAGCAAAAAGACCCCTCTCCACTGAAGCTGTGA
- the LOC127627549 gene encoding hatching enzyme 1.2-like, with product MGRLFLFSTLAVLLNLYQALPATVLINNQDIRSEKHDEWDISTRILEANKEISDSLLEGDLAMPKTRNAMKCLNNYCRWPKSTLGLVEVPYTFADLFYNDEKTTIESAMKSIAEKTCIRFVPRSTQVDYLSIENLVGCWSSVGRTGGKQQVSLSVSGCVNHGIIEHELLHSLGFYHEHTRSDRDQYVRINWENIPQASANNFEKKDTNNLNTPYDYTSIMHYGRTAFAIQYGKESISPIPDSSVKIGQRVEMSTIDIQKINKLYECGEYILCIH from the exons ATGGGCCGTTTATTCCTTTTCTCCACTCTCGCTGTGCTGCTGAATCTCTATCAAGCACTTCCTGCAACG GTGTTGATAAACAATCAAG ATATCCGCTCTGAGAAGCATGATGAATGGGATATTTCCACAAGAATTCTGGAGGCAAACAAAG AGATCAGCGATTCGCTGCTGGAAGGAGATTTGGCCATGCCCAAAACCAGAAATGCCATGAAATGCTTGAATAACTACTGCAGATGGCCAAAATCCACTTTGGGACTGGTCGAAGTGCCTTACACTTTTGCTGACTTGTTCT ATAACGACGAGAAGACAACGATTGAAAGTGCAATGAAGAGCATTGCAGAAAAAACCTGCATTCGGTTTGTTCCTCGGAGCACGCAAGTCGACTATCTCAGTATTGAGAATCTAGTAGG GTGCTGGTCTTCTGTAGGAAGAACTGGGGGTAAACAACAGGTATCTTTGTCTGTGAGCGGATGTGTTAATCATGGAATCATTGAGCACGAGCTCCTTCATTCTCTGGGTTTCTACCATGAGCACACCAGGAGCGACCGAGACCAGTATGTCCGTATCAACTGGGAGAATATTCCACAAG CATCTGCAAACAACTTTGAGAAGAAAGATACAAATAATTTGAATACCCCATATGACTATACCTCAATCATGCATTATGGAAG GACTGCCTTCGCCATACAGTATGGGAAGGAATCCATCTCTCCTATTCCTGACTCTTCAGTGAAGATTGGACAGAGAGTGGAAATGTCTACCATTGACATTCAGAAGATCAACAAGCTCTATGAATGTGGTGAGTACATTCTATGCATAcattag
- the LOC127627550 gene encoding hatching enzyme 1.2-like, producing MLEKLLQMAKKHFWTDQSALHHFCVLRCWSYLGRIGGKQNISISVSGCVNHGIIEHELLHSLGFYHEHTRSDRDQYVRINWENIAPASVSNFELKDTNNLNTTYDYTSIMHYGRTSFTIQSGKATITPIPDSSVKIGQRVEMSSTDILRINKLYECGEYILCIHKNICSHYHKTHMYIKWILKI from the exons ATGCTTGAAAAACTACTGCAGATGGCCAAAAAACACTTCTGGACTGATCAAAGTGCCTTACACCATTTCTGCGTCCTACG GTGCTGGTCTTATCTAGGAAGAATTGGAGGTAAACAGAATATATCTATATCTGTGAGCGGATGTGTTAATCATGGAATCATTGAGCACGAGCTCCTTCATTCTCTGGGATTCTACCATGAGCACACCAGGAGCGACCGAGACCAGTATGTCCGTATCAACTGGGAGAATATTGCACCAG CCTCTGTAAGCAACTTTGAGTTGAAGGACACAAATAATTTGAATACCACTTATGACTACACCTCCATCATGCATTATGGAAG GACATCCTTCACCATACAATCTGGGAAGGCAACTATCACTCCTATTCCTGACTCATCAGTTAAGATCGGACAGAGAGTGGAAATGTCCTCCACTGACATCCTGAGGATCAACAAGCTCTATGAATGTGGTGAGTATATTTTATGCATACATAAGAATATCTGCTCACACTACCACAAGACTCACAT GTATATTAAGTGGATACTGAAGATATAA